The Peribacillus simplex genome contains a region encoding:
- a CDS encoding acyl-CoA carboxylase subunit beta produces MDMFDKIETMEERREKVKLGGGYARIDAQHDRGKLTARERIEILVDEGTFVEINPFIENRGLEYGSGEAPGEGVVTGYGKVGGCLIFLFAQDFTVFGGALGEMHATKITKIMDLAAENGAPIIGLNDSGGARIQEGVLSLDGYGHIFYRNSIYSGVIPQISVIMGPCAGGAVYSPAITDFVFMVEKTSQMFITGPKVIESVTGAKINSEDLGGASVHSTISGNAHFTGPTEEDVLNEVRRLIGYLPSNYEEKPPYKEPVNKIPLDERIDELLDVVPIDGTKVYDVRKVIHLIVDDQDFMEVQPKFAKNIVVGFGRINGDTVGIIANNPKMMAGGLDIDSSDKCARFIRFCDCFKIPLITFEDVSGFIPGIQQEHGGIIRHGAKILYAYSEALVPKITVILRKAYGGAYVALNSKATGADLVFAWPNAEIAVMGPAGAANIIFAKEINESTDPEAFRQEKINEYRERFANPYVASANGIVDDVIDPRDTRKSIASALEMLKNKKKALPKKRHGNIPL; encoded by the coding sequence ATGGATATGTTCGATAAAATCGAGACCATGGAAGAGCGACGGGAAAAAGTGAAGCTGGGGGGCGGTTATGCACGGATTGATGCCCAGCATGATCGTGGGAAGCTAACTGCAAGAGAGCGTATCGAAATATTAGTGGATGAAGGGACATTCGTTGAAATAAACCCATTCATAGAAAATCGCGGCCTTGAGTATGGATCCGGGGAGGCTCCGGGAGAAGGGGTTGTTACAGGGTACGGTAAGGTTGGTGGGTGCCTTATTTTCCTTTTTGCTCAAGATTTTACTGTTTTCGGCGGAGCCCTAGGCGAAATGCATGCGACGAAGATTACCAAAATCATGGATTTAGCAGCAGAAAATGGAGCACCTATAATCGGATTAAATGACTCAGGTGGAGCACGAATTCAAGAAGGTGTTTTATCACTAGACGGATATGGACACATTTTCTATCGAAACTCCATTTATTCAGGCGTAATTCCACAAATTTCAGTGATAATGGGACCTTGTGCCGGGGGGGCTGTTTATTCCCCTGCGATTACAGATTTCGTTTTCATGGTAGAAAAAACAAGTCAAATGTTTATTACAGGCCCAAAGGTAATTGAGTCGGTAACGGGGGCAAAGATTAACAGTGAGGATTTAGGTGGTGCGTCCGTTCATTCCACAATAAGTGGAAATGCCCATTTTACCGGACCAACAGAAGAAGACGTTTTAAACGAAGTCAGGAGATTAATTGGCTACTTGCCATCAAACTATGAAGAAAAGCCACCCTACAAAGAGCCGGTAAATAAAATTCCGTTAGATGAAAGAATCGATGAACTTCTTGATGTTGTCCCGATTGATGGAACGAAGGTTTATGACGTGCGTAAGGTGATTCATTTAATTGTCGATGATCAAGATTTCATGGAAGTTCAGCCGAAATTCGCTAAAAATATTGTCGTTGGCTTTGGCCGTATAAACGGCGATACAGTCGGTATAATCGCAAATAATCCGAAGATGATGGCTGGTGGTCTTGATATTGATTCATCTGACAAATGTGCTCGCTTCATCCGATTCTGTGACTGCTTTAAGATTCCATTAATTACATTTGAAGACGTGAGTGGCTTTATCCCAGGAATTCAACAAGAGCATGGCGGGATTATCCGGCATGGAGCGAAAATTTTATATGCCTATTCGGAAGCTTTGGTTCCCAAAATTACAGTGATTCTTCGAAAAGCATATGGTGGGGCTTACGTTGCCCTAAACAGTAAAGCAACCGGGGCAGATTTAGTATTTGCTTGGCCTAACGCAGAAATTGCGGTTATGGGACCAGCCGGGGCGGCCAATATCATTTTTGCAAAAGAGATTAATGAAAGTACAGATCCGGAGGCCTTTAGGCAAGAAAAAATCAACGAATATCGCGAACGGTTTGCCAATCCTTACGTCGCATCAGCTAATGGCATTGTTGATGATGTAATTGACCCGAGGGATACAAGAAAAAGTATCGCTAGTGCATTGGAAATGCTAAAAAACAAGAAGAAAGCATTACCTAAGAAAAGGCATGGAAATATCCCTTTATAA
- a CDS encoding methylmalonyl-CoA mutase family protein yields the protein MDQFSEFEIPSNEQWRDLTEKSLKGASFEKRLITETYEGILLQPMYRKEDAANLPFLQSLPGMAPFTRGTKTLINGWEINQEINVGIPASFNKVARHDLSKGQTSLNIVLDTPTKRGINASEATSEVGKAGLSISGVTDVADALKDIDFGNVPIHIGAGANSLPLLALIIAHLEQSGREVEELHGCIGMDPLAELVENGTLAYELEDCYTLMADITKWANENTPHLQTVLIQGNVYHDGGSSAVEELAFSLSTGVEYLQALTSQGIDINKAASSIRFSFSIGSGYFMEIAKLRAARTLWARIVEMFGGNEEAQKMTMHARTSAWTKTVFDPYVNMLRATTEAFSAAVGGADSIHVSCFDEAIQKSTAFSRRIARNASIILKEEAHIARTIDPAGGSWYVEVLTNEVAKKAWGLFQEIERKGGIFHSLIKEFPQNVVQQTASKRMRSIAHRKDIFVGTNMYVNLAEKGVDWIALNETPQINDHIIQVAGRAHISVGSLAVISNKTETAIQAAKQGASLGEIANATGMKSEAVVCVKTIKPTRGALQFEELRQSIDEMAEKTGNRPIVFLANLGHISNHKVRADFAAGFFEVGGYDVIQNNGFGSIKEAVEAIVVSMADIVIICGKDEDYQQAAIPLAMSIKKMDAQITILLAGKPSEVDEVRFKEAGVAEFVHGGSNCYDVLSQLLQKKGVAVS from the coding sequence GTGGACCAATTTTCGGAATTTGAGATCCCAAGTAATGAACAGTGGCGTGACCTAACAGAAAAATCTTTAAAAGGAGCTTCTTTTGAAAAAAGACTTATTACAGAAACATATGAAGGAATTTTACTTCAGCCGATGTATCGAAAGGAGGATGCTGCCAATCTTCCTTTTCTGCAGTCCTTGCCAGGTATGGCCCCTTTTACTCGCGGCACTAAAACGCTTATAAATGGATGGGAAATCAATCAGGAAATCAATGTTGGAATACCCGCTTCTTTTAATAAAGTAGCACGGCATGACCTTAGCAAGGGGCAAACCTCATTAAATATTGTCCTTGATACACCAACGAAACGTGGAATAAATGCGAGTGAAGCTACTTCAGAAGTAGGGAAAGCAGGACTATCGATTTCAGGGGTAACCGATGTAGCCGATGCACTAAAAGATATTGACTTTGGTAATGTTCCTATTCACATAGGTGCTGGGGCAAATTCATTGCCACTACTTGCTTTGATTATCGCTCACCTAGAACAGTCCGGACGAGAAGTGGAGGAATTACATGGGTGTATAGGGATGGATCCACTCGCGGAACTAGTAGAAAATGGAACATTAGCTTACGAGTTGGAAGATTGTTATACATTGATGGCCGACATAACAAAATGGGCAAACGAGAATACCCCCCATTTACAAACGGTTCTAATCCAAGGAAATGTCTATCATGACGGTGGAAGTAGTGCGGTTGAAGAATTGGCTTTTTCCTTATCAACAGGTGTCGAATATTTACAAGCACTAACTTCCCAAGGAATTGATATAAATAAAGCCGCCAGCAGTATCCGTTTTTCGTTCTCAATCGGTTCCGGTTATTTTATGGAAATTGCCAAACTTCGGGCCGCAAGAACTCTTTGGGCCAGAATTGTAGAAATGTTTGGTGGGAATGAAGAAGCCCAGAAGATGACGATGCATGCACGAACATCCGCATGGACAAAAACAGTTTTTGATCCCTATGTGAATATGCTGCGCGCTACAACAGAAGCATTTTCTGCAGCAGTCGGTGGGGCTGACAGCATTCATGTTAGTTGCTTTGATGAAGCGATTCAAAAGTCTACCGCTTTTTCACGACGAATTGCAAGGAATGCCTCCATTATTTTAAAAGAAGAGGCTCATATTGCGAGGACAATCGATCCAGCCGGTGGCTCTTGGTACGTAGAAGTACTTACAAATGAGGTTGCCAAAAAGGCATGGGGACTTTTCCAGGAAATAGAGAGAAAAGGTGGGATTTTCCATTCGTTAATAAAAGAATTCCCACAAAATGTGGTTCAACAAACAGCTTCAAAGCGAATGAGGAGCATCGCTCACCGAAAAGATATATTCGTTGGTACCAATATGTATGTGAATTTGGCAGAAAAAGGGGTAGATTGGATAGCGTTAAATGAAACGCCTCAAATCAATGATCATATCATTCAAGTAGCAGGCCGAGCACATATATCGGTAGGAAGTTTAGCCGTAATCTCAAATAAAACAGAGACCGCGATCCAAGCAGCAAAACAAGGTGCATCGTTAGGTGAAATAGCCAATGCAACAGGTATGAAGTCAGAAGCTGTGGTCTGTGTTAAAACAATCAAGCCAACCAGAGGTGCACTTCAGTTTGAAGAACTTCGTCAATCCATTGATGAGATGGCAGAGAAAACTGGAAATCGACCGATTGTATTTCTAGCAAACTTAGGACATATTTCAAATCATAAAGTGCGAGCGGATTTTGCTGCAGGATTTTTTGAAGTAGGCGGTTACGATGTTATTCAAAACAATGGCTTTGGTTCTATAAAAGAAGCAGTCGAGGCAATCGTTGTGTCCATGGCAGATATTGTCATCATTTGCGGGAAAGATGAAGACTATCAACAAGCTGCTATTCCACTTGCAATGTCTATTAAAAAAATGGATGCACAAATAACCATATTATTAGCAGGAAAGCCTAGTGAAGTAGATGAAGTAAGATTTAAAGAGGCTGGAGTAGCTGAATTTGTTCACGGTGGCTCAAACTGCTATGACGTATTAAGTCAACTTCTACAGAAGAAAGGAGTGGCTGTTTCATGA
- the scpA gene encoding methylmalonyl-CoA mutase yields MTKPDFTKVAYTDEIEGAFSEWSKHAEKLSGMSFDNLAVPTYEKIDVKPLYTNMDTIGMNHLDYVAGIAPFFRGPYPAMYKSQPWTVRQYAGFSTAEESNAFYRRNLAAGQKGLSIAFDLATHRGYDSDHPRVVGDVGKAGVAVDSILDMKILFDGIPLDKMSVSMTMNGAVLPIMAFYIVAAEEQGVPQEKLSGTIQNDILKEYMVRNTYIYPPEPSMKIIADIFEYTSQHMPKFNSISISGYHMQEAGATADIELGYTLADGLEYVKTGLKAGIDIDRFAPRLSFFWAIGMNYYMEVAKMRAARLIWAKLMKRFYPKNEKSLALRTHSQTSGWSLTEQDPFNNVSRTCIEAMAAALGHTQSLHTNALDEAIALPTDFSARIARNTQLYLQDETGITNVLDPWGGSYYVESLTAELLEKAWEHIEEIEALGGMAKAIETGLPKMRIEEAAARRQAHIDSGKESIIGVNKYRLEKEDPLEILDIDNTAVREAQIRRLEQLRAERDKAKVEAALQAITKAAETGEGNLLELAVNAARSRASLGEISNAYEQVVGRHKAIIRSISGVYSAEFGEEEQVKIVREMSDQFEENEGRRPRIMIAKMGQDGHDRGAKVISTAFADLGFDVDIGPLFQTPEEAALQAVENDVHVLGMSSLAAGHKTLLPQVVEELKRLGREDIAVVIGGVIPAQDYSYLIEKGAAAIFGPGTVIPIAAQQVIEELNRRLGLVT; encoded by the coding sequence ATGACAAAACCAGATTTTACTAAAGTAGCATATACAGATGAAATAGAAGGTGCATTTAGTGAATGGAGTAAACATGCTGAGAAACTTTCTGGAATGTCTTTTGATAATTTAGCCGTTCCGACTTATGAAAAAATTGATGTAAAGCCTCTATACACAAATATGGACACAATAGGAATGAATCATTTAGATTATGTGGCGGGAATAGCACCATTCTTTCGAGGTCCGTACCCAGCTATGTATAAATCACAACCTTGGACGGTTCGTCAATATGCTGGCTTTTCTACGGCGGAAGAAAGTAATGCGTTTTACCGCAGAAACTTAGCTGCAGGACAAAAAGGGCTTTCGATCGCCTTTGATTTAGCTACACATCGTGGGTATGATTCGGATCATCCTAGAGTCGTAGGCGATGTGGGAAAAGCCGGCGTTGCCGTTGATTCCATTCTAGACATGAAGATTTTATTTGATGGAATCCCATTAGATAAAATGTCTGTTTCCATGACGATGAACGGAGCTGTCCTGCCGATCATGGCTTTTTATATCGTGGCAGCTGAAGAACAAGGAGTTCCCCAAGAGAAGCTTTCTGGAACCATTCAAAATGATATTTTAAAAGAATATATGGTTCGTAATACGTACATTTATCCTCCAGAACCGTCAATGAAAATCATAGCAGATATCTTCGAATACACGTCCCAGCATATGCCGAAATTTAATTCCATTAGCATCTCCGGTTATCATATGCAAGAAGCGGGGGCTACCGCCGATATAGAGTTGGGTTATACCCTTGCAGATGGATTAGAGTATGTCAAAACGGGTTTAAAAGCAGGGATTGATATTGATCGATTTGCTCCACGTCTTTCCTTCTTCTGGGCAATCGGAATGAATTACTATATGGAAGTGGCTAAAATGCGTGCAGCCCGTTTAATTTGGGCGAAGCTAATGAAAAGGTTTTACCCGAAAAATGAAAAGTCGTTAGCACTTCGAACCCATTCGCAAACATCTGGATGGAGCTTAACAGAGCAAGACCCATTCAATAATGTTTCACGTACCTGTATTGAAGCGATGGCTGCTGCTCTTGGTCATACACAATCCCTACATACGAACGCACTGGATGAGGCGATTGCCTTACCGACCGATTTTTCTGCCCGAATAGCTCGAAATACCCAATTATACCTTCAGGATGAAACGGGGATAACCAACGTATTAGACCCATGGGGCGGCTCCTATTACGTGGAGTCGCTTACGGCTGAATTACTTGAAAAAGCCTGGGAACATATTGAAGAAATCGAAGCACTTGGCGGAATGGCAAAAGCCATTGAAACAGGACTGCCAAAGATGAGAATTGAAGAAGCGGCTGCTAGAAGACAAGCGCATATTGATTCTGGTAAAGAATCGATCATTGGAGTGAATAAATACCGTTTAGAAAAAGAGGACCCTCTTGAGATATTAGATATTGATAATACTGCTGTCCGTGAAGCGCAAATTCGCCGCTTAGAGCAGCTTCGGGCAGAAAGAGATAAAGCAAAGGTGGAAGCAGCACTTCAAGCGATTACAAAAGCGGCTGAAACTGGAGAAGGAAACCTTCTAGAGCTAGCGGTAAATGCAGCTCGCTCTAGAGCGAGCCTAGGAGAAATTTCGAATGCATACGAACAAGTAGTAGGGAGACATAAAGCAATTATTCGTTCTATTAGCGGAGTGTACAGTGCAGAGTTTGGGGAAGAGGAACAAGTGAAAATTGTCCGTGAAATGTCCGATCAATTTGAAGAGAATGAAGGCCGACGCCCTCGGATCATGATTGCAAAGATGGGACAGGACGGGCATGACCGTGGAGCTAAAGTGATTTCGACTGCATTTGCAGACCTTGGTTTTGATGTTGATATTGGTCCCTTATTCCAAACACCAGAGGAAGCAGCCTTACAGGCCGTGGAAAATGATGTACATGTTTTAGGGATGAGCTCTCTTGCTGCTGGTCATAAAACATTACTTCCTCAAGTCGTGGAAGAGCTGAAGCGTTTAGGCCGTGAAGATATTGCCGTCGTGATTGGCGGTGTTATTCCTGCTCAAGATTACAGTTACTTAATAGAAAAAGGAGCGGCTGCCATATTTGGACCAGGAACGGTTATCCCGATTGCCGCACAACAGGTGATAGAAGAATTAAATCGTCGTCTCGGATTGGTCACTTAA
- the meaB gene encoding methylmalonyl Co-A mutase-associated GTPase MeaB yields the protein MTEKESIQSKQLLSPRRRHLTVDDYVQGVMNGNRAIIAQAITLVESNLPKHMEMAQKVLKELIPYTGKSIRIGFTGVPGAGKSTLIESFGMMLCEQNHRVAVLAVDPTSSVSRGSILGDKTRMEHLSRHPHAYVRPSPSSGTLGGVTRKSRETLLICEAAGYDVIIVETVGVGQSEITVRSMVDFFLVIMLTGAGDELQGMKKGVMELADAISINKADGENKQAAMNAKAEYNRFLHFLQPITEGWETKAFTVSAITGEGVSNIWRVIQKYKQVTSRNGCFGKRRKEQMIDWVHSMIEDQLKARFYGNPSMKKNITKMEGLLLNGHASPTLAVQQLFKIYDENG from the coding sequence ATGACAGAAAAAGAAAGCATTCAATCCAAGCAACTCTTATCGCCAAGACGAAGACACCTTACGGTTGATGATTATGTACAGGGTGTGATGAATGGAAATCGTGCAATTATTGCTCAAGCGATCACCTTAGTTGAAAGCAATTTACCCAAACACATGGAAATGGCACAAAAAGTGCTGAAAGAACTGATTCCATATACAGGAAAATCAATTCGAATCGGCTTTACAGGCGTTCCTGGGGCTGGTAAGAGCACGTTAATTGAATCCTTTGGTATGATGCTCTGTGAGCAAAATCACCGTGTAGCGGTTTTAGCCGTTGACCCAACTAGCAGTGTATCTAGAGGAAGTATTCTAGGTGACAAAACAAGAATGGAACATCTTTCTCGCCACCCACATGCATATGTTCGACCGTCCCCGTCAAGTGGGACGTTAGGAGGGGTCACCAGAAAAAGCCGTGAAACCCTTCTTATTTGTGAGGCAGCAGGGTATGACGTAATAATCGTGGAAACCGTCGGAGTCGGCCAAAGTGAAATAACCGTCCGTTCCATGGTGGATTTTTTCCTAGTTATTATGCTGACTGGTGCAGGGGATGAGCTACAAGGAATGAAAAAAGGGGTGATGGAATTAGCTGATGCTATTTCCATTAATAAAGCGGATGGCGAAAACAAACAAGCTGCCATGAATGCAAAGGCGGAATACAATCGCTTCCTTCATTTCTTACAACCAATCACCGAGGGTTGGGAAACAAAAGCATTTACTGTGTCTGCCATAACGGGTGAAGGTGTATCCAACATTTGGAGAGTCATTCAGAAATATAAACAAGTTACCAGTAGGAATGGATGCTTTGGAAAAAGAAGAAAAGAACAAATGATTGACTGGGTTCATTCTATGATAGAGGACCAATTAAAGGCGAGATTTTATGGTAATCCATCGATGAAAAAAAACATTACTAAAATGGAAGGATTACTTCTTAACGGCCATGCTTCCCCCACACTCGCAGTCCAACAATTATTCAAAATTTATGATGAAAATGGATAG
- a CDS encoding 3-hydroxybutyryl-CoA dehydrogenase, with protein MVRTIGIVGAGTMGNGIAQVVAEAGYQVILQDIDEKYVQVGLDAIEKNLHSKVTKGKMEGKEAQEILSRIHGTVNLHDLSEVDVVIEAIIEKMEVKKEIYKRLDSICKEITVLASNTSGLSITEIAGSTNRPDKVLGMHFFNPVLVMELVEIIKGSRTSEESIQLISNLVDRLGKKSILVNDAPLFVVNRILASMLNEAIFLRYEGTASAEDIDQAMMLGANHPIGPLALADLIGLDTLLYVIETLYSETADSKYRPCPLLKKLVRAGHLGKKSGIGFYSYQ; from the coding sequence TTGGTAAGAACGATAGGAATAGTGGGAGCTGGAACAATGGGAAATGGGATTGCTCAGGTAGTTGCTGAGGCCGGTTATCAAGTCATACTTCAGGATATCGATGAAAAATATGTACAAGTAGGACTAGATGCAATAGAAAAAAATCTCCACAGTAAGGTCACTAAAGGAAAAATGGAAGGGAAAGAGGCACAGGAGATATTATCGCGAATTCATGGCACAGTGAACTTGCATGACTTGTCAGAAGTTGACGTTGTTATTGAGGCAATTATTGAAAAAATGGAAGTGAAAAAGGAAATATACAAACGCCTTGATTCGATATGTAAAGAAATTACAGTTTTAGCATCCAATACTTCTGGTTTAAGTATTACGGAAATTGCAGGCTCTACGAACAGACCCGATAAGGTTCTAGGAATGCACTTTTTCAATCCAGTCCTTGTGATGGAGTTAGTAGAAATTATTAAAGGATCGCGTACATCGGAGGAATCTATTCAGTTGATCAGTAATTTGGTTGATCGTTTAGGAAAAAAGAGTATTTTGGTTAATGATGCCCCTCTGTTTGTAGTGAACCGAATATTAGCATCTATGCTTAATGAGGCAATCTTTCTTCGGTACGAAGGAACTGCTAGTGCTGAGGACATTGATCAAGCAATGATGTTAGGAGCAAATCATCCAATCGGTCCTTTAGCATTAGCAGATTTAATCGGACTTGATACGTTGTTATACGTTATTGAAACTTTATATTCCGAAACGGCAGATTCCAAGTATCGGCCATGCCCGTTACTTAAGAAATTAGTAAGGGCAGGACATCTAGGGAAAAAGAGTGGGATAGGCTTTTATAGTTATCAATAG
- a CDS encoding acetyl-CoA C-acetyltransferase translates to MSHVYILGGSRTPFGSFGGVLKDVSAIDLGVIATKGAIEKSNISVEEVEHVFAGNVIHTSKNASYLSRHIALKTGIPVESPALTLNRLCGSGLQAVVSAAQSILLKDAEVALALGTENMSQSPHVLRDVRFGTGLKSPEMDDMLWATLSDEYIGCGMGVTAETLAEKYELTRDDQDSLAVQSHQKSAKAQLSGRFQQEISPVTIFTKKGKEITILEDEHIRHNTSIEGLAKLKPTFKKDGTVTAGNASGINDGAAALILGSESFLQTNHNVKPLARIISWGIAGVDPNIMGIGPVPASQLALRKAGLNIKDIDLFEINEAFSAQYLAVERELGLNREKVNVNGGAIALGHPVGASGARIIYSLALELRNQGKKYGLASLCIGGGQGISVIIEAL, encoded by the coding sequence ATGAGTCATGTTTATATTTTAGGCGGATCCAGGACGCCGTTCGGGAGTTTTGGAGGGGTATTAAAGGATGTTTCTGCTATCGATCTTGGAGTGATCGCAACTAAAGGAGCCATTGAAAAAAGTAATATTTCAGTTGAAGAGGTTGAGCATGTTTTTGCAGGGAATGTGATACATACTTCGAAAAATGCCTCCTACCTATCCAGGCATATTGCTTTGAAAACTGGGATTCCAGTAGAGAGCCCCGCTTTAACTCTCAATCGTTTATGCGGTTCTGGATTGCAAGCGGTCGTATCGGCAGCTCAGTCGATCCTTTTAAAGGATGCTGAAGTCGCTCTAGCCTTGGGAACCGAAAATATGAGCCAATCTCCTCACGTATTACGAGATGTCCGCTTTGGTACGGGTTTAAAGTCTCCAGAGATGGACGACATGCTTTGGGCGACTTTGAGCGATGAATATATAGGGTGTGGGATGGGAGTAACAGCGGAAACGCTTGCTGAAAAATATGAACTAACCCGAGACGATCAAGATAGTTTGGCTGTTCAATCACACCAAAAATCAGCAAAGGCCCAACTGTCGGGGCGATTTCAACAAGAGATTTCCCCTGTCACGATATTCACCAAAAAAGGAAAGGAAATAACCATTTTAGAAGACGAACATATTCGCCATAATACTTCAATTGAAGGATTAGCGAAACTGAAACCAACTTTTAAAAAGGATGGGACCGTAACGGCAGGTAATGCCAGTGGTATTAATGATGGGGCAGCTGCCTTAATACTTGGAAGTGAATCCTTCCTTCAAACCAATCACAATGTGAAGCCATTGGCAAGAATCATATCCTGGGGAATTGCGGGGGTAGACCCAAATATTATGGGCATTGGACCAGTTCCTGCTAGTCAATTAGCTTTACGGAAAGCAGGACTCAATATTAAAGATATCGATTTGTTCGAAATCAATGAAGCATTCTCTGCCCAGTATCTTGCAGTAGAGAGGGAGCTTGGGTTGAACCGGGAAAAAGTTAACGTAAATGGTGGAGCAATCGCATTAGGTCATCCAGTTGGGGCTAGTGGAGCTAGAATTATATATTCATTGGCACTAGAGTTAAGGAATCAAGGAAAGAAGTATGGACTAGCCTCCCTCTGTATTGGAGGAGGACAAGGAATCTCAGTAATCATTGAGGCTCTTTGA